The genomic window AAGAATTTACTTGACATGACGCAGTAATCTGTCATTACATAATTCTCATGACACATTATTGATTTTATACATGAAATGTCCGTTGGTTTACTGTGTCCCTAACTCACTCTTATCATATTGCAATGATCCCCATAATCTATATTTTCACTATAGTACTACGTATTAGTAGTTGACTTCatacattcattgattcgCAACATAACCTTACATTGCTCTTCATGTCATAATGCGTACACACGTGCTTTTTACACTGAACTGTAATAATACTGAAAGGTGTGCTGACGCTGACAACACGAGCCGAGGGAGACATTCGCCAGATACGGCAAAACCATTCattaaatttattgcaaaatgaaatgactcaaaatttttttctggttTTCAGATAGTGCATTCAAACAGCAACGGCTCCCTGCGTGGCAACCAATTCTTACAGCTGGAACAGTTCTTCCAACATTCTTTGTAATAGGAATAGCTTTCATACCAGTTGGCATAGgattactttatttttcggagGAGGTCAAGGAACATTCCATCGATTACACTAATTGCATTTCCAATAGTTCAGCTTCTGGTAACGAAACAAAATGTGCCGACATAATTGCTTTGAATTCCTCAGCTGTGTGCTATTGTGAAATTAACTTCACATTGACAAACGAATTTGGTGGTAACGTTTATATGTACTATGGCCTGACCAATTTTTATCAGAATCATAGACGATATGTTAAATCTCGTGATGATAACCAGCTATTGGGCCAGTTAAGTCAGACACCATCCAGCGACTGTAAACCTTTTGCTTATTCTTACGTAAATAACACTGAAATGCCTATAGCCCCTTGTGGAGCAATAGCAAATTCGTTGTTCAGTGACGAGTTGACTCTTTGGTCCCATGTGCACCAGAATTTTGTTCCATTATTGAATTATGGCATAGCTTGGCCTTCTGATAAATCCATCAAGTTCGCAAATCCTAAAGGTTATGATACTTTGGAAGACGCTTTCAAGGACTATGCAAAACCAAAAAATTGGTCCAAAGCTATTTATGAATTggatacaaaaaatattagcAACAACGGATTTCAAAATGAAGACCTAATTGTCTGGATGAGAACGGCAGCCCTTCCTAGTTTCAGGAAACTGTATCGCAGAATTGATCACTCTCAAGACAGTTTCAAGGGAGGATTAGTTCGTGGAAATTACAGCCTCATCGTTAAATACTGtaagtaatgataataattcaatAGCAGGACTAATACTCCGATACTCATCACCGCTATTGGTACTATTTTCTATCCTATCACATGGTCTGTAAAGAATCATTTACAAAGTGGTAATTCGATAGACctgctgaaaataatatcaaGTACATAACAGGTTATGGCCACTCTGAATGCGTAATTTTGTTGATATATAgttgatatatatatgaatagaTTGATCCAGTGTTTCAAAAACGTTTTCACATTTatcataaataattcattttatttattttacttacattaattttcaattttttttttcaccaaactaATTGTTCAATCTCAaaagaaacattgaaaactcatatattttgttaaaataacTTATATTCATTAATTGCtggatatttttgtaaaaactaaTTAATAGGCAATTAGGATGGTAGATTTATTTCTAAACATTCCATCTTACTCTTTATTTCAGCATATCCTGTAGCAGCATTTGAAGGTACCAAACGGATGATATTAAGTACCACCTCACTTTTAGGGGGTAAAAACCCTTTCCTTGGCATTGCCTATATCGTAGTAGGCTGCGTCTGTTTGATATTGGGAATCGCCTTGTTGATTATTCATATTAAATGCTCTAAGAGGTGAGTAATTTTcctactttatttttttaataattttattccaacTATGTTTATTTACTGACTGTACATACTAGTGATCTGAGagtaattttaaaagaaaagtgtcaacattgaaataatttatggaTAATATGTATTCAGTTTGacaacaaataaatttacctGTCTCGGATTTGTATTGCTATCTGTTATaagaaattgtacaaaattagAGAACAACTCTATCATATTGCGAGGAATATTTGTTGTCATATGCTTTCTTACATTACAATGTGACACTCAGCTTTGCGATTGAATCTCCAGTTCATAATTGGAACCCAATTTGATCTAATAGTAACTgctttattaattttttttgtataaatttctgaaaaaagatGCGAGATTttagttaaatttttgaattggaCACAAAATTTTTAGACAACAGATTTACATACATGCAATATAAAGTCAAAAGTACACACGATTAATTACTGTAATATTACGTGTGTATGTTGCGCAGCAAACTAATGTAAGAGCGGCTCCCAGAATCATGGTTAGGGCTTCCCAATTATTGTTGTAAGTGTTTTTTGTCTTAAGTCTCCCAAGTTTCTTCAGGAAATACTTAACAACCAAGGCCCATGAGTTTAAAGATTGCTTTCTTAAACACTCAacacaagcaaaaatttttttacacattttactATAGGTACATTTTACtttcatcaaaaaattattttgttttgcGATGTAATATAATAGTTTGAATTCACGTATTTAATGTGCAACGAGTCATTGTTTGGTGTAACTTTGATATTTTCTATCTCAGCCTCAAAAGAAAAACTGATGAGCCGGCTTGTTGActtgcattaaattttcagaagatgtgggatttttttataatcctGATGCCATGCTTgcatcgaaaattttcatggTTA from Neodiprion lecontei isolate iyNeoLeco1 chromosome 1, iyNeoLeco1.1, whole genome shotgun sequence includes these protein-coding regions:
- the LOC107226789 gene encoding cell cycle control protein 50A isoform X2, with translation MTTLTDPSVLPKTKKPSDSAFKQQRLPAWQPILTAGTVLPTFFVIGIAFIPVGIGLLYFSEEVKEHSIDYTNCISNSSASGNETKCADIIALNSSAVCYCEINFTLTNEFGGNVYMYYGLTNFYQNHRRYVKSRDDNQLLGQLSQTPSSDCKPFAYSYVNNTEMPIAPCGAIANSLFSDELTLWSHVHQNFVPLLNYGIAWPSDKSIKFANPKGYDTLEDAFKDYAKPKNWSKAIYELDTKNISNNGFQNEDLIVWMRTAALPSFRKLYRRIDHSQDSFKGGLVRGNYSLIVKYSYPVAAFEGTKRMILSTTSLLGGKNPFLGIAYIVVGCVCLILGIALLIIHIKCSKSKLM
- the LOC107226789 gene encoding cell cycle control protein 50A isoform X1, with protein sequence MTTLTDPSVLPKTKKPSDSAFKQQRLPAWQPILTAGTVLPTFFVIGIAFIPVGIGLLYFSEEVKEHSIDYTNCISNSSASGNETKCADIIALNSSAVCYCEINFTLTNEFGGNVYMYYGLTNFYQNHRRYVKSRDDNQLLGQLSQTPSSDCKPFAYSYVNNTEMPIAPCGAIANSLFSDELTLWSHVHQNFVPLLNYGIAWPSDKSIKFANPKGYDTLEDAFKDYAKPKNWSKAIYELDTKNISNNGFQNEDLIVWMRTAALPSFRKLYRRIDHSQDSFKGGLVRGNYSLIVKYSYPVAAFEGTKRMILSTTSLLGGKNPFLGIAYIVVGCVCLILGIALLIIHIKCSKSTNQMINVNQNTPYQ